A single window of Pseudomonadota bacterium DNA harbors:
- a CDS encoding fumarate hydratase, with product DLIHSIADALQFISYYHPLDFIHAIHEAYQREENPAAKDAMAQILINSRMCAEGHRPICQDTGIVTVFMKVGMNVQWDDATLSLEEMVNEGVRRAYQHPDNVLRASILSDPAGKRQNTRDNTPAVIHTQIVPGDTIDVQVAAKGGGSEAKSKFVMLNPSDSIVDWVLKTVPSMGAGWCPPGMLGIGIGGTAEKAMLLAKESLMDPVDIQQLISRGPSNRAEELRLEIFDKVNALGIGAQGLGGLTTVVDVKVRDYPTHAANLPVAMIPNCAATRHAHFVLDGSGPAELTPPKLEDWPEITREVSDARRVNLDTLTPEDVSQWKSGDRLLLSGKMLTGRDAAHKKMVDLLNNGEKLPVDFTNRFIYYVGPVDPVREEVVGPAGPTTATRMDKFTRTMLEQTGLLGMIGKAERGRVAIDAIRDHRAVYLMAVGGAAYLVSKAIRKAEVKAFPELGMEAIYEFEVEDMPVTVAVDAAGESVHHTAPKVWQAKIGKIPVTEA from the coding sequence GATCTCATTCACAGTATCGCCGACGCGCTGCAATTCATCTCCTACTATCACCCGCTTGATTTCATCCACGCAATCCACGAAGCCTACCAGCGGGAAGAAAACCCGGCGGCCAAGGACGCCATGGCGCAAATCCTGATCAATTCCCGCATGTGTGCGGAAGGTCATCGGCCCATCTGCCAGGACACGGGCATTGTCACGGTGTTCATGAAAGTCGGCATGAATGTGCAATGGGATGATGCAACGCTGAGCCTTGAGGAGATGGTGAACGAAGGTGTCCGCCGCGCCTATCAACACCCGGATAACGTTTTGCGGGCCTCCATCCTGTCGGACCCGGCCGGAAAACGCCAGAACACGCGCGACAACACTCCGGCGGTCATTCACACCCAAATCGTTCCGGGCGATACGATCGATGTTCAAGTGGCCGCAAAGGGCGGTGGCTCCGAAGCTAAATCCAAATTCGTGATGCTCAATCCCTCCGATTCTATTGTGGACTGGGTCCTCAAAACGGTGCCGAGCATGGGGGCCGGATGGTGCCCGCCAGGCATGTTGGGCATCGGCATCGGCGGGACAGCGGAAAAAGCCATGTTACTGGCCAAGGAATCGCTGATGGACCCGGTGGATATTCAGCAATTGATCAGCCGTGGCCCAAGTAACCGGGCCGAGGAATTGCGTCTGGAAATATTCGATAAGGTCAACGCACTGGGTATCGGTGCCCAAGGGCTGGGTGGTCTGACGACCGTAGTGGATGTCAAGGTCCGGGACTATCCCACCCATGCCGCCAACTTGCCTGTAGCCATGATTCCCAATTGCGCCGCCACCCGGCACGCACACTTTGTGCTCGACGGGTCGGGCCCAGCCGAACTGACACCCCCCAAACTCGAAGACTGGCCGGAAATCACCCGAGAGGTTTCCGACGCCCGGCGGGTCAATCTCGACACCCTCACCCCGGAGGATGTCAGCCAATGGAAATCCGGCGACCGCCTGTTACTCTCCGGCAAAATGCTGACCGGGCGGGATGCGGCCCACAAGAAAATGGTGGATCTCCTCAACAACGGCGAAAAACTGCCGGTGGATTTCACCAACCGCTTCATCTACTACGTTGGACCCGTCGATCCGGTGCGGGAAGAAGTCGTCGGTCCGGCCGGTCCCACGACAGCCACCCGCATGGACAAATTCACCCGGACGATGCTGGAACAAACCGGCCTGCTCGGCATGATCGGGAAGGCGGAACGCGGTCGCGTGGCAATCGACGCCATTCGCGATCACCGGGCGGTATATCTGATGGCGGTCGGTGGCGCTGCTTATCTCGTCTCCAAGGCGATCCGCAAAGCCGAAGTCAAGGCGTTTCCCGAACTGGGCATGGAGGCGATCTACGAGTTCGAGGTCGAGGATATGCCCGTGACCGTGGCCGTGGATGCCGCAGGGGAGTCGGTACACCACACAGCGCCCAAAGTGTGGCAGGCCAAAATCGGCAAAATACCCGTAACCGAAGCTTAG
- a CDS encoding cytochrome-c peroxidase, whose product MKNRLGYFLLMAAGVTGFVAPAGADPLMQRAQQVFEPIPLSAPALPNNPATPAKVKLGSMLYFEPRLSKAHNVSCNTCHQIGLAGADSRPTSIGHEAQRGGRNAPTVFNAVFNIDQFWDGRAKDLEEQAGGPIINPIEMGMTETDAVAQLKGIPGYHDAFQQAFPSEADPINYANITKAIAVFEATLITPKAPFDQYLRGDANALASDQKAGLELFLDKGCGACHGGLNMGGRMYARFGAVKDPGVDLLPPADKGRYEVTHSAGDEFAFKVPSLRNIALTAPYFHTGRIWDLEQAVTVMAESQLGMQLSEDEVSKIAAFLMSLTGEQPQVTYPILPPSVATTRPPLP is encoded by the coding sequence ATGAAAAATCGTCTTGGATACTTTTTGCTTATGGCGGCTGGCGTCACCGGTTTTGTCGCACCGGCCGGTGCGGATCCGTTGATGCAGCGTGCGCAGCAGGTTTTCGAGCCTATTCCACTCTCAGCGCCTGCGCTTCCGAACAATCCGGCGACACCGGCCAAGGTGAAGCTCGGCAGCATGCTTTACTTCGAACCGCGTTTGTCCAAGGCACACAATGTCAGTTGCAACACCTGCCATCAAATCGGTTTAGCTGGCGCGGACAGCCGACCGACATCCATCGGGCACGAAGCCCAGCGCGGCGGCCGAAACGCACCGACGGTTTTCAATGCAGTGTTCAATATCGATCAGTTTTGGGATGGCCGGGCAAAAGATCTCGAAGAACAGGCGGGCGGCCCGATTATCAATCCCATCGAAATGGGGATGACCGAGACCGACGCGGTGGCCCAACTGAAAGGCATTCCAGGCTATCACGATGCTTTTCAGCAGGCGTTTCCCAGCGAGGCGGATCCGATCAATTACGCCAATATCACCAAGGCGATCGCGGTTTTTGAGGCGACTCTCATCACGCCCAAGGCACCTTTCGATCAGTACTTGCGAGGCGACGCGAACGCCCTGGCCAGCGATCAAAAGGCGGGGTTGGAACTTTTTCTGGATAAAGGCTGCGGTGCCTGTCACGGTGGTCTCAATATGGGGGGGCGGATGTACGCTCGCTTTGGCGCGGTCAAGGACCCGGGCGTGGATCTGCTGCCGCCCGCGGACAAGGGACGCTACGAAGTGACCCACAGCGCCGGCGACGAGTTCGCATTTAAGGTTCCGAGCTTGCGAAATATCGCGCTGACGGCGCCTTATTTTCATACCGGACGCATCTGGGATCTAGAACAAGCGGTGACCGTGATGGCGGAAAGCCAATTGGGCATGCAACTGTCGGAAGATGAAGTGAGCAAAATCGCGGCTTTCTTGATGAGTTTGACCGGGGAACAACCCCAGGTGACTTACCCGATATTGCCACCCAGTGTCGCGACTACGCGTCCGCCACTGCCCTGA
- a CDS encoding alkane 1-monooxygenase: protein MNTQVNDQPVKAGFWAYARFYALPTLGIAACVAMILGGAAMWQVTIAFVVVFFVGDMLLGDDDREYEYARPGIFYGMMYSVVPIIVVAFLLFCWVIRQATVPGDFLGIAAFVESIFGYDMIAAHANNTWFDYLGATGALIVATVNGAIVIGHELTHRTEQPFSFFMGRLGEAFSMMTYFSIEHPYGHHATVATSADPATAVRGESFYHFVWRSIIGQYRNCWRLEADRCRKIGAAPYGWRNRLVRSYAMEAAIVLFAFWAAGILGVVLFLINALAVHVVLELANYTEHYGLVRDPADPVQPRHSWNTNNRATYWYTVAIGRHSHHHADASVEFWDLKPYKDAPMYATGYITAFLIALVPPLWYRIMTPKLLEWDAHWANDRERELAREANGKSGIPALVDAARQGPANPTQKAPA, encoded by the coding sequence ATGAATACTCAAGTTAATGACCAACCCGTCAAGGCGGGTTTCTGGGCATATGCGCGATTCTACGCTTTGCCCACTTTAGGGATTGCTGCCTGCGTGGCAATGATCTTGGGCGGTGCTGCCATGTGGCAGGTGACTATCGCGTTTGTGGTTGTGTTCTTTGTCGGCGATATGCTCCTGGGCGATGATGATCGCGAATACGAGTATGCTCGCCCGGGCATTTTCTACGGGATGATGTACTCGGTCGTACCGATTATTGTTGTCGCGTTTTTGCTCTTTTGCTGGGTGATTCGCCAAGCCACGGTGCCAGGCGATTTTCTCGGGATAGCCGCCTTCGTCGAGAGCATTTTCGGGTACGACATGATCGCTGCCCACGCCAACAATACGTGGTTTGACTATCTCGGCGCCACGGGCGCGTTGATCGTGGCGACCGTAAATGGCGCCATCGTGATCGGTCATGAGCTAACCCACCGGACAGAGCAGCCTTTTTCGTTTTTCATGGGCCGGCTGGGCGAAGCCTTCAGCATGATGACCTACTTCTCCATCGAGCATCCCTATGGACACCATGCGACGGTGGCGACGTCGGCTGATCCGGCCACGGCGGTGCGCGGTGAGAGTTTTTACCACTTCGTGTGGCGCTCCATTATCGGTCAGTACCGGAATTGCTGGCGGTTGGAAGCCGATCGTTGCCGAAAGATCGGCGCGGCTCCTTACGGTTGGCGCAATCGTTTGGTGAGAAGTTATGCCATGGAAGCGGCGATTGTGCTGTTCGCTTTCTGGGCCGCTGGTATTCTCGGCGTGGTGTTATTCCTCATCAACGCCTTGGCCGTGCACGTGGTACTAGAATTGGCCAACTACACGGAGCACTACGGTTTGGTCCGTGATCCGGCAGATCCTGTTCAACCGCGTCATTCGTGGAACACCAATAACCGGGCGACCTATTGGTACACGGTGGCCATCGGTCGGCATTCTCATCATCACGCCGACGCCAGTGTGGAGTTTTGGGATCTGAAACCCTACAAAGATGCGCCGATGTACGCGACCGGTTACATCACAGCGTTCTTGATCGCCTTGGTGCCGCCGTTGTGGTACCGCATTATGACGCCGAAGCTGCTGGAGTGGGACGCCCACTGGGCGAATGACCGTGAGCGCGAACTGGCGCGGGAAGCCAACGGAAAAAGCGGTATTCCCGCCTTAGTCGATGCAGCTCGACAAGGGCCCGCTAACCCGACCCAGAAAGCGCCCGCTTAA
- a CDS encoding EAL domain-containing protein gives MDYHVQRTEDGETIGPQVILDKVLNALPDIVVITDGGIGTDSGPRIEFVNQAFGEFLGKHPQDIVGLPVSQFLKSYFGDATRTRFRTLITQGSPAQTRLVRTQDDGAKQYVEFHVVPILDPHGQLKHMIGVGRDVTQQCDALAKAVESEAYYRAIFDQSPHPVMIFSPAGEILSCNQAVLDRLGINMHELRKKSFAELVHPSDLQASFEHFKEAACGKTPAPLVARGRNRDGEYVEAAITDVPIVLDGKIVAVVAMMNDLTQLRRLEERLRLSANALANIAEAAVITTPDLSVISANRAFTSITGYMEAEFVGRSPLELWADDADQPSTEEVRLAIERDGYWQGETKNRRKSGETYPSLTAISAVRDQQDRITHFVGVFSDVSKFKAYEERLEHLAHHDSLTNLPNRAMFECHVNTAISRSKRNGKPFALMFLDLDQFKAVNDSLGHRAGDELLRSVAKRLSESLRGTDVVARLGGDEFGMLLGDLTSSTDAARVAEKVLTALSTPHLQPSYELFTSASVGLAIYPDDGEEPLTLLKNADAAMYLAKKEGRNTYRFFSADINAKAHEYLVLANNLRHALERNEFHLLFQPVVDLSTGRIIGAEALLRWTHPESGLVSPATFIPIAETTGLIGVIGEWVLYEACRQATQWQRLGHPPVRVAVNLSARQFREPGLVEKIEAVLAETGLAPQWLELEITETMMMENPERVKTILGELHARGISIAIDDFGTGYSSLSYLKAFPCDFVKIDRSFIDGVPKDQNDITITETVIGMAQRLGMRVIAEGIETSEQLEFLRRGGCEEGQGFLFSKPLPPGQIAKLLGQTHSLFPLTR, from the coding sequence ATGGATTATCACGTACAGAGAACAGAAGACGGTGAGACCATTGGTCCCCAGGTCATTCTAGATAAGGTCCTAAACGCTTTACCGGACATCGTCGTCATAACCGACGGCGGAATCGGCACCGACTCTGGACCGCGAATCGAATTTGTCAATCAGGCGTTTGGCGAATTTCTCGGTAAACACCCCCAGGACATCGTCGGCTTACCGGTCAGCCAGTTTCTGAAATCCTATTTTGGCGATGCGACTCGCACACGATTCCGAACGCTGATAACTCAAGGCAGCCCGGCGCAGACTCGTCTGGTGCGCACCCAGGACGACGGGGCTAAGCAGTACGTTGAGTTTCACGTCGTCCCGATCCTCGATCCGCACGGCCAACTCAAACACATGATCGGCGTCGGTCGAGACGTAACCCAACAATGCGACGCTCTGGCCAAAGCAGTCGAGAGTGAAGCCTATTACCGCGCCATCTTCGATCAAAGCCCTCACCCCGTGATGATTTTCTCACCGGCGGGTGAAATTCTCTCGTGCAATCAAGCGGTCCTCGACCGTTTAGGGATCAATATGCACGAGCTGCGAAAAAAGTCTTTCGCCGAACTCGTCCATCCGAGTGACCTCCAGGCCTCCTTTGAACATTTTAAGGAGGCGGCGTGCGGCAAAACGCCCGCGCCGCTGGTGGCCCGCGGACGCAACCGCGATGGAGAATATGTCGAGGCGGCCATCACCGACGTGCCCATCGTACTGGACGGAAAAATCGTCGCGGTCGTGGCCATGATGAACGATCTTACCCAGCTTCGCCGTCTGGAAGAACGATTACGCTTATCCGCCAACGCGTTGGCAAACATCGCAGAAGCCGCGGTGATCACCACGCCTGATTTGTCGGTAATATCCGCAAACCGCGCGTTCACTTCGATCACCGGCTATATGGAAGCCGAGTTTGTCGGCCGCAGTCCCCTCGAACTCTGGGCCGACGATGCCGACCAACCTTCGACAGAAGAGGTGCGCCTTGCGATCGAGCGCGACGGTTATTGGCAAGGAGAAACCAAGAACCGACGAAAAAGCGGTGAAACGTACCCAAGTCTAACGGCCATCAGCGCCGTCCGGGACCAACAAGATCGTATTACGCATTTTGTTGGGGTGTTTAGCGATGTCTCGAAATTCAAGGCATACGAGGAACGCCTGGAACATTTGGCGCACCATGACAGCTTGACCAACCTCCCGAACCGCGCCATGTTCGAGTGCCACGTCAACACGGCGATTTCCCGCTCCAAGCGTAACGGAAAGCCGTTTGCGCTGATGTTCTTGGACCTGGATCAGTTCAAAGCCGTCAACGATTCGCTGGGGCACCGCGCCGGAGACGAATTGCTGCGCAGTGTCGCAAAACGCTTGAGCGAATCGTTGCGCGGCACAGATGTCGTCGCCCGCTTAGGTGGTGACGAGTTCGGAATGCTGCTGGGGGACCTGACAAGCTCAACGGACGCCGCCCGGGTGGCGGAGAAAGTACTAACGGCCTTATCGACGCCTCATTTACAACCGAGCTACGAGCTGTTCACTTCAGCCAGCGTCGGCTTGGCGATCTACCCCGACGATGGCGAAGAGCCGCTCACGTTGCTCAAGAATGCCGATGCCGCCATGTACCTGGCTAAAAAGGAAGGGAGGAATACTTACCGGTTCTTCTCTGCCGATATCAACGCCAAGGCCCATGAATATTTGGTACTTGCGAACAACCTGCGCCACGCCTTGGAGCGCAATGAGTTTCATCTACTCTTTCAGCCGGTTGTGGACCTGTCTACCGGCAGAATCATCGGCGCCGAAGCGCTGCTGCGCTGGACACATCCTGAGTCTGGCCTGGTCAGCCCGGCCACATTCATCCCCATCGCCGAGACCACGGGACTGATCGGCGTGATCGGCGAATGGGTGCTATACGAAGCCTGCCGGCAAGCCACACAATGGCAACGATTGGGGCATCCGCCCGTTCGGGTTGCAGTGAACCTTTCGGCGCGTCAATTCCGGGAACCCGGATTGGTAGAAAAAATCGAAGCGGTTCTGGCCGAAACGGGCTTGGCGCCGCAATGGCTGGAACTGGAAATCACCGAAACGATGATGATGGAAAACCCCGAACGGGTGAAAACCATACTCGGCGAACTCCACGCCCGTGGCATCAGCATCGCAATCGATGATTTCGGAACAGGATACAGCTCCCTAAGCTATCTGAAGGCGTTTCCCTGTGACTTCGTGAAAATCGACCGATCATTTATCGATGGCGTCCCGAAGGACCAAAACGACATTACCATTACCGAGACCGTGATCGGGATGGCGCAACGGCTGGGAATGCGGGTCATCGCGGAGGGTATCGAAACTTCGGAGCAATTAGAATTTCTCCGTCGCGGCGGTTGCGAAGAGGGTCAAGGGTTCCTGTTCAGCAAACCGTTGCCACCGGGCCAGATCGCGAAACTCCTTGGACAAACCCACTCGCTATTCCCATTGACCCGGTAA